In Juglans regia cultivar Chandler chromosome 5, Walnut 2.0, whole genome shotgun sequence, the following are encoded in one genomic region:
- the LOC109011829 gene encoding uncharacterized protein LOC109011829, producing MEAFRQTLAYYGLGDLGFEGSLFTWCNNIEGPNFTRERLDRGLANCAWQDLFYSNSVSILPTICSDNNPLLISSSSFTPSFIKNKRVFRYEASWAKQEGCEFVIKRAWHGSLQSGSKADVTRRGLERCRFQLREWYNWIRNSHQQDLNTETELLRSLQASNSGLDNDQIRIVQKELDVSLEAMDLKWRQRAKQRWLKDGDRNTKFFHKCASIRKQKNFIQKLQTDLGQTLTNSDDIGSEFQSAFRDLFTTSNPTALDSLLENYRPTVTQEMNSSLTKAYFREEIELASFM from the coding sequence ATGGAAGCATTCAGACAGACGCTTGCCTATTATGGACTTGGTGATTTGGGCTTTGAGGGCTCCCTTTTTACTTGGTGCAATAACATTGAGGGTCCTAACTTCACAAGAGAAAGATTGGATAGGGGACTAGCAAACTGTGCATGGCAGGACCTTTTTTACTCTAATTCAGTTTCCATCCTCCCTACCATCTGTTCTGATAACAACCCTCTTCTCATATCGAGTTCCTCATTTACTCCATcttttatcaaaaacaaaagagtttttagATATGAAGCTTCGTGGGCCAAACAAGAGGGTTGTGAGTTTGTGATCAAAAGGGCTTGGCATGGCTCACTACAATCGGGTTCCAAGGCAGATGTCACTAGAAGGGGACTTGAGAGATGCAGATTCCAATTGAGAGAGTGGTATAATTGGATTAGAAATTCTCATCAACAAGACCTAAATACTGAAACTGAACTGTTGAGATCTTTGCAAGCTTCCAACTCTGGGTTGGATAATGACCAGATTCGAATTGTACAGAAGGAATTGGATGTGTCTTTAGAGGCAATGGACCTTAAGTGGAGGCAAAGAGCCAAACAAAGATGGCTCAAGGATGGTGATAGGAACAccaaattttttcacaaatgTGCATCGAttagaaaacagaaaaattttatacagaAACTCCAAACTGATTTGGGACAGACCTTGACAAATTCGGATGATATTGGGAGTGAATTCCAATCAGCTTTTAGAGATCTCTTTACGACCTCCAACCCTACAGCTCTTGATTCTCTATTGGAAAACTACAGACCAACGGTCACGCAAGAGATGAATTCTTCCCTAACAAAAGCTTACTTTAGAGAGGAGATTGAGCTAGCATCTTTCATGTGA